Within Vicia villosa cultivar HV-30 ecotype Madison, WI linkage group LG1, Vvil1.0, whole genome shotgun sequence, the genomic segment AGTGTGCAAAACAGAACATTTCCCTGGTGGACACTGCCGTGGATTCCGTCAAAGATGCTTTTGCACTACACACTGTTGATGAAACAAAGATGATGGATCCATCACCTTTTTCTACGTGTGTATGTTTTGAATAAAGCTATAGTTAGCTACCCATTTtgttatggttttttttttttgtgtcttTTTTTCTTTGTATCTTGTTATAGATCTTTTGATCTTACATGTGGAAATGAATAATTTCACATGTGTTTGTATTCGTTCTTTCGGACTGAGATATTGTGTCTTGAATGCCCATGAATTGAGTTAATGGTAAAAATATGATAGTCCATAGTCTTCCAAAGATGATGTTTGTAAGGAAGAAATGCTTAATAAATTGAGTCTTGACATGCACAGGCAAACAATTACACCAGTAAACCGCATCAGAAGCAAAAAAAATCAGGAATACAAAACAATATTGTGTAAGACAACAGAGAAATTTAGCTATCTTAGGAGATCTCTCCATGTCGATGCAATTggacatttgaagaaaatgtggGTAACATTCTCTTCCATTCCGTAGTCAAATGAACATGAATTTTGAGTACATTTTCTTCCATTCCGTAGTCAAATGAACATGAATTTTGAGATCCTTCTAAGATGTTTCTTTTGATTAAATTGTCCCTAGTCGGTACTTTATTCTGCATAATCCTCCACATAAATAGGTACTAGTTTACTTCATGCAATTGCACATGCCTTATCTTCACTTCATTGACGAATAATCATTATTGGATCATCTCCACCTATTCTTGACATCATCCTTCAAATTGATTCTCCTTACCCTATCTCAAATACACTCTTTGATTCTTTGTTTCACTACGCCAAAAATGACTTTAGGCAGCGCTTATTTCCAAAAGCACTGCTATAAGTTAAATAGTGAAAATATGGAAAAGCGTTGCCTAAAAGGCCCCCCTTAGACAGCGCTtatcaaaagcgctgctaaaagccCATGTAAGAAGCGCTGCTAAAAACCATGTAAGAAGCGCTGCTAAAGACCCAATTAGCAAAAGCGTTGCTAAAGGACCCCTTTAGAAAGCGCTTTGAAAAAGTGCTGTCTTGGgccattaaattataaaaaagaaaacaaaacttaCGAGCCCTAATTCATTTATCCTCTTCTCTGTTTCCAAGCATggcttctcttctctttctgcGACGCTCTCCCTCCGACCTACTGTTCACTCCCTCCGGCCTACTGCGATGAGCTTCTGATAGGCCGCAAATCGTGGTCGCTCGGGTCCTCATCACGGAAAATATAAGATTTTGTCTCTAACTGAAAGTGGTCGTACTGCCACTACAGAGGAAATTGAGCAGAGGGGCCCCTCTTCTTTTCCTCGTCCTCTACATAGTCAACGATTTCGAACATATGCTCCTCAGCCTCACGGGTTAGGGATTTCACAATAAAGAATCGATCCTTGAAATGCTTGACAGAATCCTGATTGATCGCGAACAACTTCTTCTTCTGTTTGAAGGACACCCAGTTGTACTTCCCGTCGGCGTCGTGCAACCGTTGCAAATGGAAAATGCAGAGGAACATATTTAGGGTGGGAATGGAAGCCGTGACCCCACCTCTTTGAAAGCAAACTCATATATCACGAAGCGGCTTTCCGGATAAACCGAGCATATCCGGTGGTCCGGCATAGGCGCGAAGGCCCCCCACGACGGCCTCATCCCCTGGTCAAGGTCCTCGACCACGTTGAATCCCTCTCTCATGTGTGTCGAGAAGCGCGATGCTATCTTCAAAGGTTCGTTCGCCACCCAATCTTCCAACCTCCTCGACTTCACCACTTTAACATAAGGAATCTCCTGAGTACCTGGAAAGCAGAGGAAACTGTGAATTCGATtgatcaaatccacccttccaccataagtcaagtgaaagggcgaggaggACGGGCGACACGGGAGGAATTGTGCAGTGGTGTTAGGGCGCTCGGAAAATGCATGGAGAACCATGCGGTTATCCTCGGCGTGTTTAAGGGCTACTCGGGAAGTTCATGGGAAACTAACAACTAATCCCGGCGGATTTAAAGGAAGCTCGGCGTATTCATGGGAATTTCATCAGCCATCCCCGGCGAACTTAAGGGGCGCTCGGTAGAATAATGATTTCGTCAAATTATTTCCTCAGCACACTCACAAGTCGCTCGACAAACACATACTAGCAAAAGATGCAATTCAAAATATGCTCGGCATATTCATCACTAAACTGCCTAATCTCCTAGAAAAATCCTACGAAAACATCCAAATTCATAGAGCTACGAGAAGAAGATAGGAGATTACTTACTTGGTGAAGAAAAAGCGTTGACAGCGTTTGAAATCTGGGTGAAGAGTGTTGTATCTGAAAGCACGAAGACAGTGGAGAGCTTGGAGAGTTTTTTCGGGTAAGTGCAAATGATTTGCCTTTCACTCCTTTATATAACAAGGATACGGGGAAACGGAAAGGGCACCATTATTGCCTAGGCCAAAAGGCGGCTCTATGAAATGATGGCGTTCCAAACAGCCTCCGCGTGTCAGCTAATCACTGACACCCCTTTTAATTGAAACGACTTTTGATGCTTGATCTCCTCGGCTTTAAGAACTTCCCTATGCCCAGTAAAGCCTCCTTCTCCTCGGTCAATACGCAGATGTAAACCCTCCGTGGGAGATCTCGAACTTGATTGGATCAAAGGCCCCCTGCGAGCATACCCTAGGCAAAACACCTCGGGAAAGCGAAAACCTACCACAGGCACCTCTTCGGCTACACATCTGATAAAGTCATTTGCTCCTTACAGGAacaacgacttggggggctcctgttcttgtctgggccgagcaggcccaatgcTGGTGCTTGGGCCGAACAGGCCCAATCCCTTGTCCCGCCCGAGCAGGCCCAACACGCTCTCCAATAACCGTCACAAGACCAATTCACGCAAGACCACATGGTCAAAACCACCAGCGCAGGATTCAGGCAGGTTACCCCGAACCCTACGCTCCACTCCTCTAGAACGCAAGTCACTTGCTGACTCAATCCTAACGAAGGGAGTTCTTACAGTTttctagcacgtgggcctccaattggatttgACCCAATTAGGGAActttggcccagcgctgggggctataaatatccttttcactagagggtcaggtattcattcaTTCTCTCATATACCATGTGCTTGCTCTCTCTGATTGCTTTCTCACATTGGCATCAGAGTATCTTGCGCGTACCCCCATCTCAATTCTTCAAGTCCACCGTAACTGACCGTGACGATCCACTCTAATCAGGTAAGatcaaaatctatttttaaaaaaatgtttttatatatattaaaagttattaatttataaataaatattaattttttttacattaacatataaatataaGAGTCTACTGGAGATGGAGTAAATCATCCAATTAAAATATGCCACTTTTTTACtagataaataatttaaatttttaatttaattttaatcatcatcaattaaaagtataaatttaattaatgtaTCATCCTTTTTCTCTAAATATAAAACTACTTTGAAATAAATTATTATCAAGTATAATAATACGGGATACGgtatttttttagttaaagtATGAGTTTGttgatataaataaaattgttatataaaatatttaaataaaaaattaaattatttgattCACAATGACAATTActatacatttaaaaaaaaaaaaactaaaagtaaTGTTGAGATACaacaatgaaaaaaattaaaacacacaaatatattgaaaaaaaataataatattaatatataaaaaaatcataaatttgacTCAAAATTAAATAGTAGAAATATACCATTATTATAATACATATATTCGATACTGGTGCATACCTGGCTTCTGTATTTTacgatttttaaaaatatcaatattAATAAAATGGTTGCTTCTAAGGTGAGGGCTCCATTAAATCCCTCACCCATGTACCACCAACCTTAACCGTACGATTAAATAAACCTAtatgattttaatatttattgttacactcaattttaatttattctctcttctctctttatgagatttttctttctctctaCCACCGCCATAGTTCATTATCCTCACAAGTCCCCATCTTTTTGTCATCAGTACGACCACCGCTCATCGTAAAATCACGTTAGTGttcattatataaataatttcttttttattatatacAATACCCATCGAACAATAGCAACCCCCAACACTATGTTTTTATTTTCACAACTGTTATCTGGgttaaaatcataatccttcattTCGCAAGTGATCAAAGTTAAACAAATTTTTAGAACATTGTAGAGAGTAGGTTCTTTTtattaaaagagaaaaagaaaaaaaccttCTGAATTTTCAAGACAAAATACCTTTTTTTTAATgtcatttttaaatttatttttcaagtaAAATCAAGAGGAAAAGAATGTTgagttattaattaaattttaaatgatcTTAGAATTCTTGAGACACATAACAACAGATTTTGTGAAGAATAAAAGAGCCATGGTTAGATATCCAGATTTAAGAGAGAAAACACAAAGGATGAGAGAGAAGATAGAGTAATGGATATAGTGTGTAAAGATATTTGTGTTGTCATTCTTTTTACAATTCATTTAGACCTTTAGATAAATCTAATGGTGTATAAAAGTGATACACCCAAGGACCATTTAGTCGATGGTCCATTGTAGAATTCacctaataaaattatttattatgattatttttatgcaagtatttctttttatatatgaatagttagagtttttttttaaaaaaaaaataagtaaGTGAAAAAATAGTCTCACATTAAATTGAAATGTAGTtacttaaaaaattattaatactcaattattaaattttaaatagataAATAGTGTGTCTTCTACAAATATTCGATGGGGAAATAATGCATGTACATAATCACGATCATGGATCTTTTCCTTCCCTCCTTTTGTCTCCTTCACTAAAAATAAGTGTaatataattaatgaaattaagaaaaaaatattaaatagaagaagagagagaaaacatTAAAGAGAGATAGAGATAAAAATATGAAGGAGAGAGTTGAGAGAAAAAGTTGAAGGAAATGACCCAActccacataatcacacataaatGATGTGTATCTCACGTTAGTGAGgaaataattccaataaataagAGAATCCAGTGATCTAATCCTACACTATATATATCAACACTCTACGGTGAAAAACTCCCCTCAacaatttttaaattcttttgaaCATGAGGAATGTTAAATAATATCTAAGGTGAATAACTATCTGACTAGTGACTACAATGTAGATTGAGTATAAATCTAGAGAATTTGTTAATAGACCCTTGTGAGGAGAATCTCTgctgaaaattttaaaatgtcTCTATATATCGGAAATgcatttttaaaatcatttttttttttgaaaaaaagttgatttcggaagtgcacttccgaaaacactttatTTTTAGGAAACCaaaggtattttcggagatgcatttttgaaaacacatttttttcaaaagaaaatgtgatttcggagatgcacttccgaattcacccccttaaAATCTTTCGAAAACACACTTCCGAAATATTGCCTGATACAGAAAacaaaaatcaaggtgaatcaattaaaattatataatttaaatatatattatattaatcaaaatatctatttaatataataaagtaaaaggaatattaattatttcataatataatatatatagtaaCATTTAATTGATCGATTAATTTATCAATGACATGTTTGGATCAATTAAATGCTACTATATATATTAACCTCCAAATAATATTTCAAGGGGTGAATTCAGAAGTGTATTTTCGaagtcactttttttttttttggaaaaaagagtatttttgaaaatgcatctccaaaatttttttcttaaaaataaagtGTTTTCGAAAGTACACTTTTGAaataatctttttttaaaaaaaaaataattttgaagatGCATTTTCGTAATATAATGATATTTTAGAATTTTCGCCGCGGATGGCATAAAAAAGTTGTGTCTAAATTTTTTTTCCTAAATCTACCGAGTGCATCGTATCTTCAACGAATTATAATTTTACACTTAATATTTTGAGTCTTGAGCCTTTGCCGACCTTAAACACATGTAGTTACATAAATTATACAACATGTTAACTTTATTCCAGCACATTAAAAAGTATAATATATATGTCGGTAAAATACTCCTTGGAAAGAGACTACTAGCCTTTATTGTCCTATTTAAGACAAGCTAGTTCCACTTACACTTCACTTCAAATTCTAAACTAGTTCACTTGACTCCTTAACAAATTTTCATGGCTCGTTCAATTTCTTTGGTCTCTACCATCTTTGTCTTCGTTCTCCTTCTTGTGGCCACTGGTAAATACTTCTATACACTTACATGACATAACATAATCcataatatttgtttattttgatatATCTTAattttagtttgattttttttcttcttatatttccatttagttatttatttttatagaagtgtttatgattgattttgtgaTATGGTATTATAGGGCCAAGTATGGTGGCAGAGGCAAGAGATTGTGAATCTAAAAGTCACAAGTTCAAAGGAAAATGTTTGAGTGACACCAACTGTGCTTCTGTGTGCAAAACAGAACGTTTCACTGGCGGACACTGCCGTGGATTCCGTCAAAGATGCTTTTGCACTACACACTGTTGATGAAACAAAGATGATGGATCCATCACCTTTTTCTACGTGTGTGTGTTTTGAATAAAGCTATATTTAGCTACCCATTTtgttatggttttttttttctgtCTTTTTTCTTTGTATCTTGTTATAGATCTTTCGATCTTACTTATGGAAATGAACAATTTCATGTGTTCTTGATATATATTATATTCTAATTTCCGTAACCTTTGTATTCAAATAAGATCCAATAACCCTCATAACCGCTCAGCAATGAAATTTGTCGAATCAAAGAATGAGTAAGAGTTCCAACAGTTGAGAGTAACATACCACAAGAACTTGAAACTGCAATGCACAATCCGTGCTGAGGCTCCAGCCCCTACCACCACTTCGAAAATCTGCTCGACTTGCCCCCAAACAATCGTCTTGTACATCTCAAACACTCCTTACTCTTGATCCACTTCCAATTGATCCACTTCCAAGATAGAAATAGGATATTTTCAATGATTGCTGAATTTTCTACCCCAGCACTTTTGAAAATTTTCTCATTTCACCTCCTCCAGATAGCTAAACACATGTGAACCAAATGATACTCAACATCTCATTAGTGGTATTTCCACCGCTAATTAAACCACCGAACTGCTATCTTAGGAGATCTCTCCTCGTCGTCAATGCTATTGAAAATATGTCCAACATTCTCTTTCATTTGATTACAGggaacaacttctctacccatcacaaaaaataAATTTGGTAGTGTACACAAAgtttcatttaattttaacacatttaattaattctaaaatagtacaatttttttttcttttcaagaaatctctacccatcacaaaaaataAATTTGGTGCTGTACACAAAgttccatttaattttaacacatttaattaattataaaatagtacaattttttttgttttcaagAAATTTTACATTGAAAGTAATTTTATCCAACTTTTTAAAtttggtagataagaattcaccttgtCCCTAGTCGTACTTTATTCTGCATATGCCTCTATACAAATACCGAGGCCATGTTTTATCTTCATTATTACTTAAAGCCAAACTATCCAAGATTGATGAGTAGTCTATTGTTGGACCATCTCCACCTACTCTTGACATTATCCTTCAAATTGATTCTCCTTGCCCTATCTCTAATacactttttgatttttttccttcgtccaaaatatttgtcaaactaACTTTTCACTCTGGTTCTCTTCTCTCCCACCTTATCGATTCACTTATCAAAGTTTCTTTTTTACGACTAACATATATAAGTTCGGATATAAGTCCTTCAACCTTTTTTCATTCGATCAAGGATCAACCCAAAATATTGAGTCCACTTCATCTCCTATTTCTTTAGACAACTTTTCTTCAAATCAAAACGACTTAAAATCCCTCACCCCTTGATCAATCGATTGAATCTTTCCTCCACAATGAACTTAACTTATCAATCTTATACATCACATTACCAGTTCCCTCATACTTACACACTAGAATTTAAACCCATAATTTGTCATTTTCATTAAGGTTCATCTATTTCCACTTGCctaataaaactaaattaatgaCCTTTATGTTTTTTAAGCTTAACTAtccttcttccttcttccttaTTTTGACAAACATTTTTTCATTAAACCCAATTGACTTTCTTACTTTCCGTCCCCGCTTCATAAAAACTTTTTAAATACATATTCTAGTTTAGAGACAATACCTCCGAGAACCATGAAGAATGAAAGGTAATGGACTGGTAGTGCATACAAGACAAGTTTCAAAAAAATGATATCCCACCTATTGAAAGATGATTGTTGTTCCACGAAGACAACTTACTCCTTATCGTTTCAATCATCACTTTCCATTCATCCACCCTTCGATGATTATCTCCGATTAAATGCCCCAAATATTTGAATGGTGTTGCTCCCATTCTGCAATTTAACGTCCTCGCTGCCTCTTCCAACCAAGATTGTTGGATGTTTACACCTATTAGTgagtttttatgaaaatctacTTTAAGACCAGACACTAATTCAAATAGTTGTAGGGTTTTCTTTATTGCCCAAATATTCTTTCAACTTCTCTTCCCCACTACGATTGTGTCATATGCATATTGGATATGCGAAACACTCACCTCCTCATTTCCAACATGATATCCATAAGAAAGATTCATTTGTACATTTTCTGTTGGACAAGTGACTTCAAGCACAAAAGAAGGAGGGTGAATTGTGGTATTTTAAATTCGCAATTACTTTAATAGTTTTCTCAAATACACTTGGAATCGTGTTAGTATTTTCTTTCAAATAGAGTAAATAACAACATAAATAAAAACAGTAAAAAGTAAATAGCAGAAATTAAAGAGGATAAGGGTTAGAAAGATTAGCAGGCTAATAGTGCTAAAAAGTGTGATCTCTTTGCTTAATAAAGTGTACCATGAAGTTGTTCTTGAAGAAAATGGATTGAATTTCAACTTGTATGAAGCCATGTTCTTAATATCGAGTCTTTTAGCTCAAGTATGGAAATTTtgtgctcttggacattttggaaaccttgaaACAAGATCTAAAACTTTCATGTTGATCACCCTTGCTGAGTCAACTTGCATCTTA encodes:
- the LOC131609484 gene encoding defensin Ec-AMP-D2-like, whose product is MARSISLVSTIFVFVLLLVATGPSMVAEARDCESKSHKFKGKCLSDTNCASVCKTERFTGGHCRGFRQRCFCTTHC